The nucleotide window TAACTGTATAAATAACAGACACCAGACTGTCATTAATACCAGGGTGACTTGGTGCGGGACGTAAATATGTAAAGGAGAGAGTCCCATAAAAGATAAAAACCACAGACAGGTGAGACGCGCAGGTGGAGAAagctttgtgtttcccttcctttGTCGGGATCCTAAGGATTGTATGAAAAATTTGTATGTATGGGATAAAAGTTATTAAAAAGGCAggtaatcctataaataacactGAAAGAAATATGAGCAGGATGTTTATGAAGGTGTCAGTGCACGAGAGCTGTAACAGGAGGGGCAGGTCACAGAAGAAGCCCTGGATGATGTTTTGGCCACAGAAGGTCAACCTGTGTGTACAAAGTGTATGTATCAATGAGTGGAAAAATTCAAGAGGCCACGCCACTGATACCAGTTGGGCACATACTTCCCAAGACATGATGTGACTGTAATGCAGAGGGTGGCAGATGGCAATGTATCTGTCGTAGGACATCCCTGCCAGCAGGGAGAGCTCAGAACCAACAAAAAACATGAAGAAAAACACCTGAGCTCTACAAGCCGTTAGGGAAATTGTCCTAACGTCAGTGAGTAAGTCAGCGAGCATCCGAGGGACAGTGGCAGAGGAAGAGCCAGCGTCCAAACACGCCAGGTTAccaaggaagaaatacattggggTGTGAAGACGGGAGTCATTGTAGATGAGACCAAGAATGAGAAGG belongs to Ascaphus truei isolate aAscTru1 chromosome 11, aAscTru1.hap1, whole genome shotgun sequence and includes:
- the LOC142463010 gene encoding olfactory receptor 5V1-like; amino-acid sequence: MTWTGNLLILGLIYNDSRLHTPMYFFLGNLACLDAGSSSATVPRMLADLLTDVRTISLTACRAQVFFFMFFVGSELSLLAGMSYDRYIAICHPLHYSHIMSWEVCAQLVSVAWPLEFFHSLIHTLCTHRLTFCGQNIIQGFFCDLPLLLQLSCTDTFINILLIFLSVLFIGLPAFLITFIPYIQIFHTILRIPTKEGKHKAFSTCASHLSVVFIFYGTLSFTYLRPAPSHPGINDSLVSVIYTVITPLLNPLIYSLRNKELKGALRNTLHKHFHIGTDIRLSL